GGATATTACGCTGTGGGGTCTGTTTCCAGCCGTGGGTTTTGCGGCACTGCGGGCAACGGTTTCAGCTTTGTCTCAAGCCCGCCCAGTTATGATCATTGTCGTATTAGGAACTGCATTTAATATCACCTGGAATTACATTCTCGGCTTTGGCAAGCTTGGCTTTCCCAAAATGGGTCTTGCAGGATTGGCTGTAGCCAGTGTGGTTACGTTATGGGGTATGTTCCTGGCCTTGGCACTGTATATTTTGACAAACAAGAATTTAAAGCACTACCGCATTTTTCAAGAACTGCATCGAATTAGACCTCACATCCTCAAAAAGTTAGCCTGGGTGGGCGTGCCAATCGGCTTATTCTCTGGACTTGAAACCGGATTCTTCATGGTGATTACTTTCTGGATGGGATTGTTGGGAACTGAGGTGTTAGCTGCCCATCAGATTGTGTTTCAAACCATTCTTGTTGTGTTCATGGTTCCCTTAGGGATCTCCTACGCCACAACAGTACGAGTCGGACAATGGTTAGGACGGCGCGATCACACAGGTATTCAACAAGCAGCATTAGTTAGCATGAGTGTTAGTACCGTCTTCATGGTTGGTGTGTCAACTATTTTTCTCTGCTTCCCTGAATTCATTATTGGTCTTTACATTGATACCACCAATCCCGTCAATGCAAACATTGTTGCGATCGCACTTCCGCTATTGATCGTTGCAGCAATCGCCCAAGTTCTCGATGGCTTTCAAAAAGCAGTTTATGGTTCTCTACAAGGACTACAGGATACTCAAATTCCAATGTTGTTAAATGTGTTGGGATACTGGGGAATTGGTTTGTTAGTAGGTTATATATTGGGCTTTCAGTTGCAGATGGGAGGTGTCGGCTTGTGGATTGGGCAGTCAGTATCGATCGCTTTTGTTGCAGGGCTGTTTATCTGGCGATTCTGGCGTTTGGTTAGACATCAGAAGCTTACCCAACTGATATAGACAAGCTCTAGGCTTCAAGATTTTTTCTAGCTACGCTCTGTACTGTTATTGGCTGGAAACAAACTCTCAATCCTCAATTCTTGCAAAGTAATGTCGTAAGGTGTGCCGAGGGTAAGGGCCGCACCCGTTTTATATTTATACTGTTAATCACTAACAGCTTAGCTAGACATTTTTTTGATTCTCGATGTACTGCTCTACAACTGAAACCGGGATATCACCGACAGTTGAAACAAAGTAGCTGTTTGTCCATAAAGTCGGCAAGCGACTTTTAAGCCAAGGAAATTCTTGCCTCAGAAATCTTGATGAACGTCCTTTCATGTTCCGCACCAGCTTAGCAATACCGTATTGCGGGTCAATTTCGACTAGGAGACAAACGTGATCAGGCATAATCTCTAGCTGTAGAAGTTCACCTGTTGCTTCACTGACCACTTCATATAAAAGCTCTTTGAGCCGAACATCAACCCCATTAACTAACACTTTACGACGATATTTCGGACACCAAACAACATAATACTTACAGGAGTAGACAACGTTTATATTAGACTTGAGTGCTTGAGCCATTGCCTTTTTTCCAAGTGATACCCGCTCGGTTCTGGAGCGGGTATCGGAATTATTCTTTACACCTCAGCAGGCTGTTTTTGTGTCTCTAGCCATTCGTCATAAGCGGATTGATCACCACCAAACGAATCAATAGAGACTTGGCGCTCTGGCATTGGTTTCAACGGTGCGTTGATGGGGCTGTATTTGCAGTAGCAAAGCACAACTAGATCAAAATCACCCATCGGAACATCAGGAGCATACGTTTCAACCCGTGAAACCTCCCAATCCCCTTGTCGATAATGAGTGCTGTACCCATGTTCATCGGGGTTATGCAGCGCGTCTACCCTAATAAACTCGGTCGGTCGATAGCCTGGTTCTGGAATTGGCTTGTCTGAAGAATCGAAGTGTTCAGCTAAAATTCGAGTTAAACTCTGAGTGTGTTGTAGCTTCCGCTCCTTCCAACCTAGTTCACGCTTTTCAGCCCGAAAGATAATATATTTACGCATTATCGTCTTCCTCTTTGGCAGTGTCGTAGTAGGACTTTGGAAACTCGGTCTTACCGTCAAAAACGCAATCAACCTCTAAAATCGGGTCCGGGGTTATTTCAACCCGTACAAGCTCCCAGCCGTATTTGCGCTCCATCTCTTCACAGCAGCCTTCGTCCACTGCGGCGTGGCGAGACACTTCCTCAGCTTCGTCATATCTGGGTTTTGGCATACTTATATTGCTCCTAGTTCGGTCTAGTCGGACTTTGGAGAAGTCGTCTCGGCTGAGTGTGTCCGCACTCACCGAGGCGCATTTCATATCTTAATTATACAGGTACCTGTCTGTATACTGTTTTAGTCGGACTGACCTTTATATTTAAGGCTTGAAATGCCTTCATTTCAAAGGTTTCAGCATGGTGCTCTTGTCTAGCAGCACTGTGAGCCGAAAGACCCTAATTGAGGCAGTGAAGCTGATAGCTCGCTCTCTGGCGGCGTTGAGCAACATCATGGGACTAGATCCAACCCACAGGCCTAAGCGGGTATATCGGGATGAGGCGATCGCACTCCTTACCCTGATAAGCTTTGTCGAGGGCACCGCTGCATAAGACAATCTGCGCCCTCGACGCCTACCGCACGATCGCTATCCTCCTCCAAGTCGCGGGCTGGCTTGCTGTCCTCGCCTGCCTCTATTCCCTCCAAGCAAGCCGGGCCACTCGTCGCGTCTACGAAGCCGAATGGGCCACTGAAGCCTACGCACTGGTCCGCCGCATCGACCATGCCCTAGCCCCTGCCGATGGCCCCACGGCCCCGCTGCTGCCACCACCGTCACCACCACCACTGCTGCCGCTGCCCCCGCCATCCACTCCGACCAGGTGCAGGCCATCCTCAACAGCACCGGCACCGCGACCAACAAACTCCGTGCTCTCGCTACCCTCGCCAACCTCCAATGGCGGCACTCCAGAGGTCACAAACAACACATGCATAACAGCGACATCCGCTCTGCTCTCGCTACCGTCTTCGCCGCTGACATCCTCACTCAACTCTCCTAAACACCTTTCCCCTGGGCGTGGAGAACCCCCAGGGCTAACGCGATCGCATTGGCATGCGCTGGATAACACTCCGGACAGTTTCTGATGGTCAACGGCAAAATGATGTTGGGCAGATTCTTCAGGAGGCAAACAATTCCCGTTAGGAGTCAAGATACTCCGTTTAGGAATCCTTTGGGGGCGGGCAAATCGGTAAGCTGTGAGCTGGGTTCTTTGCGAGGTAGGCTCGCTATGGGGGCAATGACACCCGGATATCGAACGATTTTGGAGTCCTATCTGAAACCGCAGCGGGGGCAGTTTGGGGGGTTGGCGCTAACTTTGCTGGGGGGCATTGGCTTGCAGCTAGTGAATCCTCAGATTTTGCGCTACTTCATTGATGCAGCGATCGCAGGCGGGCAGCAGCGCTCGCTGCTGCTGGCGGCGGGGGCTTTTGTGGCGATCGCACTGGTGCAGCAGGGGCTGGCGATCGCCACCACCTACGTCAGCGAAACCATTGCCTGGCGCGCGACCAACACCCTACGCCTTGACCTGGCCCGCCACGCCCTGGGTCTAGACCTGGCCTTTCACAAAGCCCACACCCCCGGCGAACTGGTGGAGCGAGTCGATGGCGATGTCGATGCCCTGTCGCGGTTTTTCTCGCAGTTTGTGCTGCAGGTGGTGGGCAACGGGTTACTGGTCGTGGGCGTGCTGACGATTCTATGGTTTGAAGACTGGCGGGCCGGGCTGAGCCTGAGCCTGTTTGCCCTGGTGGCCTTTGGCGTGCTGGGCAGTCTGCAAACCCTGGCCGTTGGCCCCTGGGGCACCTACCGCCAGATCAGCGCCGAGTTCTACGGCTTTGTGGCCGAGCACCTCAGCGGCCTCGAAGACATCCGCGCCAACGGGGCCGTTGGCTACGTGATGGATCGGTTTTACACCATTCTGCGGCGGTGGCTGGCGGCCTTTCACCAGGCCCGCTTTACCAGCACATTGCTGTGGGGCAGCACCGTAGGGCTGTTTACGCTGGGCAATGCGATCGCCCTGGCCGTCGGGGCCTACCTCTGGAGCCAAGCCGCCATCACCATCGGCACCGTCTACCTGCTCTTCTACTACGCCGCTCTGCTGCAAGACCCGATCGAGCGTATCCGCGAAGAGCTGGAGCAGCTTCAGCAGGCCCAGGCCAGTATCCAGCGTATTCAGGATCTATTCGGGCATCGGCCCCAAGTTAACCCTGGCGGTCAGGCCGTTCTACCTAACGGGGCGCTGTCGGTGGAGTTTCAGGAGGTTTGGTTTGGGTATAGGGATGGGGCAGGTGAAGAGGTGAAGAGGTGGGGAGGTGAAGAAGTCAGTAAGATGCTCAAGCCTACCCCTCCACTCCTTCACTCCTTTACTCCTTTACTCCAAAACCTCACACTCCACATCCCCGCCGGGCAAACCCTCGGCCTACTGGGTCGCACGGGTAGCGGCAAGAGCACCCTGGCACGGTTGCTGCTGCGACTGTACGATATTCAGCGGGGGCAGATTCGCTTGGGTGGGGTCGATATCAGCCAAGTGTCGAGGGTAGAATTGCCGCACCATGTGGGGTTTGTAACTCAGGATGTGCAGTTGTTTCAGACCAGCGTGCGGAACAATCTGACGTTTTTTAATGGGCACATTCGCGATCGCACTATTCTACAAACCCTGGAGGAGCTGGGCCTGATGCCCTGGCTAGAGGCGCTACCTGCGGGGCTGAACACAGAACTGGGGGCCGACAGCGGCGGGCTGTCGGCGGGGCAGGCGCAGCTGCTGGCGTTCGCGCGGGTGTTTCTGAGGAATCCGGGGCTGGTGGTGCTGGATGAAGCCTCATCGCGGCTGGATCCGCAGACGGAGCAGCTGATTGAGCGGGCGGTGGATCGGCTGTTGGAAAACCGCACGGGGATTATCATTGCCCACCGGCTGAAGACCGTGGAGCGGGCCGACCAGATTTTGATTTTGGAGCAGGGGCGGGCGGTGGAGTACGGCGATCGCATCACGCTGGCGCAAAAGCCCACCTCTCGCTTTGCCCAGTTGCTTAGAGCGGGCTCTGCCGTTGAGCTGGCGTAGCGCAAGAGCTTGACGCACCGACCCAACCAGTTGAGAATGCTTATCATTAACCGCAGTTAACTCTCTGGCCGTGATGCTTTGGGAGTGTAAATCGCAGACCTTGAACTTACTATGGCGATCGCTCTTTCTCAGTCTGACTATCGGGCAATGCTTCAGGAGGGCGGCAATAATCAGCAGTTTGCACCCGGTGAGTTGGATGTAACTTGGCCCTATCCAACGCAGTTGGGCCGTGGGTCGGTTCGAGAGGCAAAACTGCGTGAGGGCTTACAACTAACGATCGCCAGCTACCAACTGCACCAGGATGTCATTGTTGAAATACCTGAGCGGGAGCACCCGCTAGAGTACGAATTCACCGTCATCCGCGACCATTCGCAGCCGTCAACGGGGGCTACAGATCATTACTTCTTCTCGGGTAGCGGCCTAGCAGACTCCGGCATTAACGAAGAACTGGCGGGGTGGCACGTTCTAGACGTGAGCTTTCATCTAGAGCCCAATTTGTTTTCCACCTGGATGGGCGATCGCCTAGAGCAGGCGGCACCCCCCGTTAAAGCCCTGGTCAACGACCTCAGCCAGGCTCGCTATACCTACGCTGCCTCGCCCACCGTGGCCATGCAGGCGGCCCTACAGCAGATTTTGAACTGCCCCTATACGGGCCTGACCCAGCAACTTTACCTAGAGAGCAAAATTTGGGAACTGATGGCTCTGCACCTGGATCAGATGTTGCAGCACCAGCCCGATCAGCCCCGGAAGCAAACCCTCAAACCCGACGATATTGAGCGCCTTCACTACGCCAGAGAAATCCTAAAGCAGCACCTCACCGATCCCCCCTCGCTGAACGGACTAGCTCGTCAGGTTGGCTTAAACGAATTTACTTTGAAGCAGGGATTCCGCCAACTCTTTGGCACTACGGTCTTTGGCTGCCTCCACCACTACCGTATGGAGTGCGCCAAGGCGCTATTGGCCGATAGCCGCTTCAATGTCACCGAAGTCGCCCGCGATGTGGGGTTTGCTAATCGGGGGCATTTTGCCGCAGCCTTTCGCAAAAAATTTGGCGTTAACCCCAAAACCTACTCCCTTATGACTAGAAGCACGCGGGCTAAAAATTCCGAGTTTGGATCAAAAAATTCCTTTTGCTGATCAAAGCGATCGCCCACGGCCTTCTGCCATCCAGTAAGCTTCTTGCAAGTGAGTTGCAATTGAGTCTGTGGGCTAAACGCCTACCAGCTCTAATATTTTGGTGTGTGGAGTGATGAATCAACTACAGCGATTGGCTTGGGTGGAGGGGGCTTTACTGGTGCTGATGGCTAGCCCAACTCAGGCAGAGCCAGCGCCAAAGATTGAAAGTCAGGGGGCAAGCCTTGTGACCGAAATGCCCCGTGGAGAAGCTACGGCGCAGGAGAGTGAAACAGCGGCAGCCCCAGCTCTCCTTAGCCAAATTGAGCAACCTGCCGACACGGTAGATGAATGGTCAGCTGAAATAGCCCAGGCAATAGCCCAAATTACAGCTGTGCGGCTTAATCCTACCGCTGACGGCGTGGAAATGGTTTTAGAAACATCGGCAGAGCTAGCGGCTTCGTCGTCGGTGGTGGGCAATGCGCTGATTGTGGATATCGCCAATGCAACGCTGACGCTGCCAGAGGGCGGTGAGTTTCAGGCTACTAACCCGGCTGAGGGCATTGCGCTGGTGAGCGTTGCACCGCTAGGAGATGGCGTGCGGGTGGCGATCACGGGCTCAGAGGCTCCGCCGACTGCGGCGATTAATGCAGCGGCGCAGCGCTTAGTGATGTCTGTCGCTAGAGGCACAGCCGCGGCAGCCCCTGACGAAGAAGCCATTCAGGTGGTGGTGACGGCCACCCGCAGCGAGGAAGAGGCGACGACAATTCCCCGATCGGTGACCGTCATTACCCAGCAGGAGATTCAGCAGCAGACCTCCGTCAGTCGAGATTTGAGCGATATTTTAGGGGCGCTGGTACCGGGTCTCGCGCCATCCTCAGAGCGGACGTTTACGGCGGCCTCGCTGCGGGGCCGAAACGCCGTTATTTTGATCGATGGGGTGCCGCAAAATGTCAACGTGCGCGACTTTGACCGCGAGCTGCGCACCCTCGACCCCAGCATTATTGAGCGCATTGAGGTGGTGCGCGGCCCCAGCGCTATCTACGGGGGTGGGGCAACCGGCGGCATCATCAACATCATTACGCGGCAGCCCGATGAGGCCGACTTTAGTGCCACCTCAGAGGTGAGCGTCAATTCTGCCCTGGGGAGCTTGCAGGGCGAGAGTTTTGGCTACTTTGTTCAGCAGACGGTCTCTGCCAGGGATGGCAATGCCGATATTTTGGCCTCGCTGTCGCGGGCTGATACGGGAGCCTCGTTTGATGGGCAGGGCGATCGCATTCCCACCATTCAAGGCACTGATGAGAGTGAGAATGTGTCTCTCTTTACCCGGTTAGGCTACAACCCCGACGAAAACCAGCGGCTTCAGTTTTCGCTCAACTACTACCGCGAAAGCCGCAACAGCGATGTGATTGCCGACCCCAGCGTTGACGACGAACCCGGCGAGCAAAAGGCGCGAGCCCTGCGGGTGGGGCAGCTGAGCTTTCCCGAAGGGGGTGGCCCCCAGGCCGATCGCAACGTGATTCTAAATCTCAGCTATCGCCACGACGACATTTTGAATGGCAGCCTCGATAGCCAGCTTTACTTCCGTGACAACTCATCCCGCAGCGACCCCCGCGATCGCCGTCCCCGACCCTTTGGCATTTTTCAAGGAGAGCTAGAGTCCCAAAACTGGGGCGGACGGCTCGCCCTCGATACGCCCCTGGCGGACAGCCTCAACCTGGTTTGGGGGGCTGACTACAACCACGAGACCACCGCCAATACCTATAACCTCTTTGACCCGGTCAGCTTCGACGACAGCAATGGTCGAGTCAACCGGCTGATCGAACAGCGACCCCTGGTGCCGCCCTATACCCTCAGCAGTCTGGGGCTGTTTTCTCAGCTCCAGTGGCAGACCACCGACTGGTTGGAGCTATCGGGGGGCGTACGCCACGAGCGCATTGGCTTCTCGGTGAGCGACTACACCACTTTTTTTGGCGAACCGATCGCAGGGGGCGATCGCAACTTTAGCGACACCGCCTTTAATGCTGGCGCCGTAGCCGATATCACCCCCGAAATCAGCCTATTTGCCAACGTTGCCCAGGGTTTTTCGGTGCCCGATTTTGGCGCGGTGTTAGGCTTTGCCGACCCCGACTTTGCGGTGAATTCAGATGTGCAAGCCAACCGGCCCCAGAAAGTCAGCGAGTATGAGGTCGGCATTCGCGGCGACTGGAACACGGTTCAGGCTTCAATTTCAGGGTTTTACAACACTTCCGAGTTAGGCTCTACCTTTGTGTTTGATGACGCCACTGGCCTCTACGACCTGGTGCGGGCACCCGAGCGCGTCTACGGCCTAGAGGCCACCCTGGATGTTCAGCCCAGCCCCACCTGGAGCCTGGGCACCACCCTCAGCTTGGTCGGTGGCGAAGCCGATTTAGACGACACCGGAGAGTACATCGCCATCAGCAGCACCCGCATTCAGCCCCTCAAGCTCACCGCTTACATCGAAAATGAAACCCTGCCGGGCTGGCGCAATCGCCTCCAACTGCTGTACGTGGGCAGCCGCAGCGCCGCCTTTGACGCCGAGGTTGACCCCAGCCCGATAAACAGCTACGCCGTGGTGGATTTGATCAGCAGCGTCGATGTCGGCCCCGGCACCTTAGACATTGGCATTGCTAACCTGTTCGATGCGTTCTATTTCCCGGCCTATGCCCAGCGTAGCAGCGGGTTTTCTGAAACTTTCAATAGCGCTGCGTCTGGGCGACGGGTGACCGTGGGGTATCGGGTGACGTTTTAGGAGTAGATGGGTAGGCGGGTAGGGGGTAGGCAGGTAAGGGGTGGGAGGGTAGATGGGTGGACGGGTGGGAGGGTAGATGGGTGGGAGGGTGGATGAGTAGGGACCGTTGACTCTTCATCTCTAAACCCCCAATCATCAATTACCTACCCATCCACCCCTTACCCATCCACCCATCTACTCTCCCACCCTCCCACTCATCCACAACGATCTATGACTCTAAAAAACTGGCTACTTCACGGACTGCTCATGGTGCTGGTAGCGGTGGGTGCGATCGCCTGTCAGACTTCCCCCATCGCCAATCCGGCTCCCGTCGACTGCCGTATGGTGCAGCATCCCTTGGGGGAAACCTGTGTGCCCATGCAGCCGAGTCGGGTGGTGGCCCTAGATCACACGGCGGCGGTTAATTTGCTGTCGTTGGGGGTGATGCCTGCGGGGGTGGCCAGCAATCTGTTGCCCCAGCTAGCCGAGCGGCTGCCAGATGTACCGCGTTTGGGGCAGAGCGCTCAGATCAATCTGGAAGCGTTGGCGGTGCTCCAGCCTGATTTGATTATCGGGGCCGCCTCAGATCTAGAGGATACCTACGACAAGCTATCGGCGATCGCCCCCACCGTGGCCTTTGAGATGCAAACTACTGCCGACTGGCAGCAACCCTTTCGCTTCCACGGCCAGGTGCTGGGGCTGGAGGCCGAGGCCGAGGCGGTGCTAGAGCAGTATCGGCAGCGTGTAGAGACCTTGAGCAACCAACGGGGAAACCCGCCTATGCAGGTTTCTCTGGTGCGGGTGATGGCCCAGTCGGGTCAGATTGGGCTATATCTAAAGAACTGCTTTGGCGGCTCTATTTTGGCCGATATCGGCTTTGAGCGCCCCCCTGCTCAAGATGAAGGCACCCCAGATCAGCCGCCGTTTACCAAACTGATTAGCCGCGAGGCCATGACCCAGGCCGATGGCGATGTGATCTTGCTCTCCACCTTTGGTGCGACCCCAGAGATTGCCGCCGAGGCCGAGGCCGAACTAGAGCGATTGAAAACCGATCCCCTTTGGCAGTCACTCAAGGCCGTGCAGCAAAACCAGGTGTATTTGATAGGTCACTACTGGGGGGCGGGCAACAGCCCCTTAGCTGCGGAGTGGGTGCTCGACGACGTGGAGCAGTATTTGCTGCAATCTTCCGACCAGGAGGCATAAAACTCTTAGCTGGAAGGCTTTATTATTCGGACTCTGTTGTAGGGCAGCACTATTGGTCGCCTGATAATGGGCAACATGACCGCCCAGTGTGGGCCAGAGCGTTGGCCGATCGCGTTTACCCCCAGGCTGAAGGGAGAAATAGCTAAATCAATATCCAACCAAGGGCCAAGACCGGCCTAGAAACTAGCTCAGATTCTGATACATTTGAGAACTACTCTCATTAGAACCTGCGGCAAGATATTCCTTGCGTGCTTCTGCGCCATGGCTATTACCCTCTCCAGCACCGACTACGACGAACTCTGGCAAGCCGCCAATCCCCACCGGGGAGAGAGCGATCGCGAAGATTTAGCCGAAGTGCGAGAGATCGTGCCGCCGCGTCTGGGGCAGGGCTATGTGCAGCAGATTCAACTGCGGGGTATTGGTCTGAGCCTGTTCGACTACCACCTGCATGAGGATGTATGCCTGATCTCGGCAACGGACAGCCCAGACAGCTACGAGGTGGGCTTTAACCTCTCCGGCAACCGCAGCGGCAAGCGCACGGGGGAGAACTTTTTGGAGTGGGGCACGCGCCCCGTTGAGCCACCCCGGCGGCAACTGGACTATGCCAATGACCCCGTACTCAAAGTCGATTTGCACATTGATCCTGACCACGAGATTGGGCAACTGCTGGCCCATGGCATTGCAAATCTGTCCCCACCTAGCCAACCAGTGGATGCGGGTAGTGCCCCCTGGGTGAATGATATCAATGTGATTACTCCGGCCATGCGGCTCGTGCTAGAGCAACTCTGGCGCTGCCCGTTTCAGGGCCAGACCCGGCGCATTTTTTTGGAGGCCAAATGTCTGGAGCTAATTGCCCTGAAGCTAGAGCAGTTGAGCACCGCATCGTCCCAAACCAAAGAGTTAAGGCCCCTCAGTGCCGACGATCGCGATCGCATCTACGCCGCCCAGAAAATTCTCATCGACCAGCTAGACAATCCACCCACCCTGCTTGAGCTGGCCCGACGGGTTAACCTCAATGACTACAAGCTCAAGGTGGGCTTTAAGCAGGTGTTTGGTACCACGGTGTTTGGCTACCTGCACCAGCACCGCATGGAAACGGCCCGCCACCTGCTCCACAGCCGCCGCTTCAACGTGAAAGAAGTGGCCCAATCCGTAGGCTACGCCAACCAGAGCCGCTTCGCCGCCGCCTTTCGCAAGCAGTTTGGCGTCAACCCGAAGGCCTATAGCCGGAGTTGAAAAATCCGCCTGAGGCCCAAAACGATCCGCCTTAGGGCGATCGCGCTCCCCCTTTACCGATATGTTCTTGAGAATAGTTCCTAGCAAATGATGGGCATGCCATTCCTTTGCTGCATTCGGTATGAGGAGAGACAGACAATGGGTTCACGACAGGTTCAGCGACCGGATCGTCGGATGCTGGTGAGATTGATGGCGGGTGGTGCGATCGCGCTGCCGTTTTGGGCCAATAGTGCGATCGCGGCGAGTCTGCTCCCCAGCGAGCCGCCGCCAGCGGCAGGCTTGGAGATGGCCCAGCAAGGGGCGACCCCGATTCAAATTACGGCGGTACGCCTTGAGTCTACGGAGGCTGGGGTTGAGGTGGTGTTAGAGACGGCGGCGGGGGAGTTGTCGACGCCCACCACTACTACTGCCGGGAATGCGCTGCTGGTCGAAATTCCCAATGCGGTGCTGCAATTGCCCGGTGGAGAGGCCTTTGAGCAGTTTGGCCCGGCGGCAGGCATTGCCCTGGTCAGCGTCACTGCCCTGCCCGACAATCGGGTACAGGTGGCGATTACGGGCACCGATGGGCCGCCTACGGTGGCGACCCGCGCCACGGCGGCGGGGCTGACTTTGACCCTACAGCTCGGTACAGCTGGCTCGACGGCAGCAACCGACCAGGGACTACAGATCGTCGTCAGCGCGACGCGAACAGAAGAAGACCTTCAGGACTTACCGCGATCGGTGACGGTGCTCACCCGTGACGACATCGAGCAGCAGTCGGCCCTGACCTCTGACTTTCGCGATATTTTAGGCAACTTGGTGCCAGGGTTTGGGCCGCCGCCGAGTGTGGCTACGCCCCGGTCAATTGTGCAAAACCTGCGGGGGCGCAGCACTACCATTCTGTTTAATGGCATTCCCCTGACCTCAAACTATGGGCTCGATCGCGAGCTGCGCGCCCTCGACCCCAGCACCGTAGAGCGAGTGGAGGTGGTGCGCGGCCCCACGGCGGTATACGGCAGCCAGGCCACCGGGGGGGTGATCAATATCATCACCCGCGCCCCGGCCAACACCCCGATGCAGGTGACGATCGCTCCCGAGATCGACGGCAGTTTTCGCAACCTGGGCGACAGCTTTGGCCATGGCTTGCAGCTGGGGGTGTCGGGCGACGACGGCGAGGTGGACTATGTGTTTTCGCTGCGGCGGCAGCAGACCGGAGCCGCTTTCGATGCCGAGGGCGATCGCATTCCCGAGACCAGCGGCGGCGGCGTGATCGACGCCACATCCTACGCCTTTTTAGGCTCCATGGGCTACCGCTTCGCCACCGATCAACATCTACGGTTGACCCTCAGCTTCTACGATGGCCGCCAAGACACAGCGTTTTTGTCCGATCCGGCGGTGAATCAGGAACCGGGCGTGCAAAAGGCCCGTCCGCTGGCGGTCAACCTGGGGCGAGAGGGCACCGATCTGGCGGGCGATCGCAGCTTGACCGCCGGGCTAAGCTACAGCCACGACAACCTCTGGGGCAGCCGTCTCCAGGCCAACCTCTACTACCGCGACTACACCTCCATCGTCGGCTTTAGCGACTTTCGAGGCGGTTTCTTTGACGTGATTGGCCGTCAGCGGGCCACGGGCGACAAGTGGGGTGCCCAGGTGCAGGTCGAAACGCCCCTCTGGGATGCCGGTGCCGCCAGCCTGCTGTGGGGGGTGGATTATGTGGATGAGAGCAACGTTGCCCCCTTTGAAATTTTTGACCCGGTGGCCTTTGATACCCGCAATACGTTGCAAAAGGTGGGCGATCGCACCTTTGTGCCCCCCTACGGCCTAGAGCAATTGGGCCTGTTTGCCCAGGTGCAGTGGGATGTCAGCGATCGCCTTCGGCTGAGCGGGGGCCTGCGCCACGAGCGCATTGGCCTGCGGGTCAACGACTACGCCACGTTCTTTGGCGATGCCATTACCGGCGGCAATCAGAATTTTGATGCCACGGTGTTCAACCTGGGCACCAGCTACGATATCACCCCCGAACTCACCGCCTTTGCCAGCTTTGCCCAGGGCTTTTCGGTCCCCACCTTTGGCGGAGTGCTGCGCAGCCCACCCGCTGGGTTTGTCAATGTGGGCGATAGCCTGCGTCTGACCGAACCGGTGACGGTAAACAACTACGAAATTGGCCTGCGAGGCAACTGGCCTGGTGTGCAGACCTCCCTAGCCGCTTTCTACAACACCTCTGCCCTGGGCGAAGACTATGCCTTTGTCGGCGGCGTTTCCCAACTGGTGCGTGCTCCGGAGCGCATTTATGGGGTAGAGGCCACGGTAGATTGGCAACTAGCGAATACCTGGAGCCTAGGGGGCACCCTGGGCTGGACGGAGGGGGAAAACGACGAAAATGATA
Above is a genomic segment from Nodosilinea sp. E11 containing:
- a CDS encoding TonB-dependent receptor domain-containing protein, giving the protein MNQLQRLAWVEGALLVLMASPTQAEPAPKIESQGASLVTEMPRGEATAQESETAAAPALLSQIEQPADTVDEWSAEIAQAIAQITAVRLNPTADGVEMVLETSAELAASSSVVGNALIVDIANATLTLPEGGEFQATNPAEGIALVSVAPLGDGVRVAITGSEAPPTAAINAAAQRLVMSVARGTAAAAPDEEAIQVVVTATRSEEEATTIPRSVTVITQQEIQQQTSVSRDLSDILGALVPGLAPSSERTFTAASLRGRNAVILIDGVPQNVNVRDFDRELRTLDPSIIERIEVVRGPSAIYGGGATGGIINIITRQPDEADFSATSEVSVNSALGSLQGESFGYFVQQTVSARDGNADILASLSRADTGASFDGQGDRIPTIQGTDESENVSLFTRLGYNPDENQRLQFSLNYYRESRNSDVIADPSVDDEPGEQKARALRVGQLSFPEGGGPQADRNVILNLSYRHDDILNGSLDSQLYFRDNSSRSDPRDRRPRPFGIFQGELESQNWGGRLALDTPLADSLNLVWGADYNHETTANTYNLFDPVSFDDSNGRVNRLIEQRPLVPPYTLSSLGLFSQLQWQTTDWLELSGGVRHERIGFSVSDYTTFFGEPIAGGDRNFSDTAFNAGAVADITPEISLFANVAQGFSVPDFGAVLGFADPDFAVNSDVQANRPQKVSEYEVGIRGDWNTVQASISGFYNTSELGSTFVFDDATGLYDLVRAPERVYGLEATLDVQPSPTWSLGTTLSLVGGEADLDDTGEYIAISSTRIQPLKLTAYIENETLPGWRNRLQLLYVGSRSAAFDAEVDPSPINSYAVVDLISSVDVGPGTLDIGIANLFDAFYFPAYAQRSSGFSETFNSAASGRRVTVGYRVTF
- a CDS encoding iron-siderophore ABC transporter substrate-binding protein; protein product: MTLKNWLLHGLLMVLVAVGAIACQTSPIANPAPVDCRMVQHPLGETCVPMQPSRVVALDHTAAVNLLSLGVMPAGVASNLLPQLAERLPDVPRLGQSAQINLEALAVLQPDLIIGAASDLEDTYDKLSAIAPTVAFEMQTTADWQQPFRFHGQVLGLEAEAEAVLEQYRQRVETLSNQRGNPPMQVSLVRVMAQSGQIGLYLKNCFGGSILADIGFERPPAQDEGTPDQPPFTKLISREAMTQADGDVILLSTFGATPEIAAEAEAELERLKTDPLWQSLKAVQQNQVYLIGHYWGAGNSPLAAEWVLDDVEQYLLQSSDQEA
- a CDS encoding AraC family transcriptional regulator yields the protein MAITLSSTDYDELWQAANPHRGESDREDLAEVREIVPPRLGQGYVQQIQLRGIGLSLFDYHLHEDVCLISATDSPDSYEVGFNLSGNRSGKRTGENFLEWGTRPVEPPRRQLDYANDPVLKVDLHIDPDHEIGQLLAHGIANLSPPSQPVDAGSAPWVNDINVITPAMRLVLEQLWRCPFQGQTRRIFLEAKCLELIALKLEQLSTASSQTKELRPLSADDRDRIYAAQKILIDQLDNPPTLLELARRVNLNDYKLKVGFKQVFGTTVFGYLHQHRMETARHLLHSRRFNVKEVAQSVGYANQSRFAAAFRKQFGVNPKAYSRS